From a single Brassica napus cultivar Da-Ae chromosome C9, Da-Ae, whole genome shotgun sequence genomic region:
- the LOC125593252 gene encoding cytochrome P450 71B4-like produces MVILLSFILLILFLVFFSLIYTKKIKDSKQNLPPSPPKLPFIGNLHQLQGLLHRRLHDLSKKHGPVMLLHLGFVPILVVSSSEAAEEVLKTHDLECCTRPKALGMQTFSRNGKDIGFASYGEEWRGLRKLAVLEFFNAKKVQSFRYIREEENDLTVKKLTESALKHSPVDLSKTLFSLTASIVFRSAFGQNYFESKRISKEKIEELMFEALANMSFKFSDFFPVAGIGWFIDFVLGEHKRLYNVFLEVDTFVRKVADDHKHGVTTPDRPDIVDVMLDMIEKQEHDESFKLTTDHLHGVISDLFLAGVDTSAIIMIWAMAELIRNPRVMKKAQDEIRTSIRIKPQERLAEEDLDKVHYLKLVVKETLRLHPAAPLLLPRETMSPIKIQGYDIPPKTLVIVNAWAIGQDPKHWMNPEEFIPERFMDCPVDYKGHSFEMLPFGSGRRMCPGMAFGIATVELGLLNLLYFFDWKLPEESKCMDMEESGDVTIVKKTPLELVPMLRPKNLQERAHEV; encoded by the exons ATGGTGATTCTACTATCTTTCATCTTGCTTATATTATTTCTAGTTTTCTTCTCATTAATTTACACCAAGAAGATCAAAGACTCGAAGCAGAATCTACCTCCAAGTCCACCAAAGCTTCCGTTCATCGGAAACCTACACCAGCTCCAAGGACTGCTTCACAGACGTCTTCACGATCTCTCCAAGAAACATGGGCCCGTGATGCTTCTCCACCTAGGGTTCGTCCCAATTCTCGTAGTCTCATCGAGTGAAGCAGCTGAAGAAGTTCTCAAAACCCATGACCTAGAGTGCTGTACACGCCCCAAGGCTCTCGGCATGCAGACCTTTTCTCGCAACGGTAAAGACATTGGTTTCGCGTCATACGGCGAGGAGTGGAGAGGGCTGCGGAAACTCGCTGTTCTTGAGTTCTTCAACGCGAAGAAGGTACAATCTTTTAGGTATATAAGAGAGGAAGAGAATGACTTGACGGTCAAGAAACTAACGGAATCAGCTTTGAAGCATTCTCCGGTGGATCTGAGCAAAACCCTTTTCTCTTTAACTGCGAGTATCGTATTCAGATCAGCCTTTGGACAGAACTACTTCGAAAGCAAGCGGATCAGTAAGGAAAAGATCGAAGAGTTGATGTTTGAAGCTCTTGCAAACATGTCTTTCAAGTTCAGTGACTTCTTCCCTGTTGCTGGTATTGGATGGTTCATAGACTTTGTGTTAGGAGAACATAAGAGACTTTATAACGTTTTTCTAGAGGTAGATACTTTTGTGAGGAAAGTGGCTGATGATCACAAGCATGGAGTCACAACTCCAGATCGTCCTGATATTGTCGATGTGATGTTGGATATGATAgagaaacaagaacatgatGAGTCTTTCAAGCTCACAACTGATCATCTCCATGGAGTCATCTCA GATCTATTTCTTGCTGGAGTAGACACAAGTGCCATCATCATGATTTGGGCGATGGCAGAGCTCATTAGAAACCCAAGAGTGATGAAGAAAGCTCAAGACGAGATTCGAACAAGTATTAGAATCAAACCACAAGAGAGACTTGCGGAAGAAGATCTTGACAAAGTACATTACTTGAAGCTTGTGGTGAAAGAAACCTTAAGACTACACCCAGCTGCTCCTTTGTTACTCCCAAGAGAGACAATGAGTCCAATAAAGATTCAAGGCTACGATATTCCTCCCAAAACCCTTGTTATAGTAAACGCATGGGCGATAGGACAGGACCCTAAACACTGGATGAATCCAGAAGAGTTTATCCCGGAGAGGTTTATGGATTGTCCTGTGGACTACAAAGGACATAGCTTTGAGATGTTACCTTTTGGTTCTGGTCGTAGGATGTGTCCAGGGATGGCTTTTGGGATTGCGACTGTTGAGTTAGGACTCTTGAATTTGCTTTACTTCTTTGACTGGAAATTGCCAGAGGAGAGTAAATGTATGGACATGGAAGAATCTGGTGATGTCACAATTGTTAAGAAAACTCCTCTTGAGCTTGTTCCTATGCTTAGGCCAAAGAATCTTCAAGAACGAGCACATGAAGtgtga